In Phycisphaerales bacterium, the following proteins share a genomic window:
- a CDS encoding DUF2339 domain-containing protein produces MTERDISDELRRLSERLDRLERLLDLDPIEVERKADIAAPNEPLRPAPAPPAIVAPAPPSPKPPPPPPTRPAVTFEPVATASLGAPPQRTATNKPAAYAAKVQQRPHREPTNKRGSLEVAIGAKGAAWIGALVIVVACALFIKVAYDAGWFTAVSIATRCAISALFGAILLGCGEFALRKIGRAASVGLFGAGLGTLYVTTLVAFRLEVLGSAGLTLVLLAMVAAIGIGTALRAQMLSIGVIAMIAGYAAPLLVPGAGEFRAALPGYLTMMLLIGLGLSALRPRPFRPLRIVTVAAHGALATLWLFNAGWTGAILELSFITGWWMMITGEAVWAAIRRQSSLGNPIISLFTTAWYAIFGCVLLTTTTTLPAGLTGAFAAGVGVLAAAIAMQFGPGIETLRRRPEIAIEKLAASLWVQAGSLLVVAAALQFRDFGMTIAWLVMGLAAIEVGRHVRSVALDRFGLIVGALGVLRLMSIDLFRGAGVLAFNLGPIDVSQWGLLVLGALAALHLAAWRLRETGSPMRRWTSGALVVISATVWVLAMQIDYFDDGLIAAGAWLLGAAALIAAGAAVIRLPYLSTGVCLALLTVLRLTAVDLLQSGSGDSAFSVGSFAVSQWSVVALCAIVVLNFAAWLVERRGTVLPFAAPTVLIAIAAALWFMATQLDLRDYGVLVTAAWLAGAVALLCAGAAVTRLPYLQVGGVMVAGAALHWLGVDLIDRRSESLEDWIAVWPVLNATAGVGVLIMAAGGLLAWIDRRRPGGAPGGGRGISEPVLYGIGLMLMILLSFEIDRAVAIYEHGQGEAMRERWAPGQLLALWLTLLWGLTGVFTAVFGARSRRAGVMWTGAWAAALCCAAWLVVDTLYFRFAVGGGRAAVVFNLQFFVGLLLAISLGVGVRLMGYRRGEGRFSNAIDARGDFLNVALALIAAIGLWLGSLEIDRFFNPETSALANAAMARLTGLSIYWGVYGIALVVNGFAWRIAESRYAGLALLVITLIKVVAVDMSDVQYIYRVASFMSIGVLFVLTSIAYAKMSPRLLGNAAGDAKPDPEAP; encoded by the coding sequence TTGACCGAACGCGACATCAGCGATGAACTGCGCCGGCTGTCGGAGCGGCTCGACCGCCTTGAGCGCCTGCTCGACCTTGACCCGATTGAGGTAGAGCGAAAGGCCGACATCGCAGCGCCAAACGAGCCGCTGCGTCCTGCGCCGGCGCCGCCGGCGATCGTCGCTCCCGCCCCGCCATCTCCCAAGCCCCCACCACCGCCGCCGACGCGGCCGGCGGTGACGTTCGAGCCCGTGGCGACGGCAAGCCTGGGCGCCCCTCCGCAGCGTACGGCGACCAACAAGCCGGCCGCGTACGCCGCCAAGGTCCAGCAGCGGCCGCATCGCGAGCCGACCAACAAGCGGGGCTCACTCGAAGTGGCGATCGGCGCAAAAGGGGCGGCGTGGATCGGCGCCCTGGTCATCGTGGTAGCCTGCGCGCTGTTCATCAAGGTCGCCTACGACGCAGGATGGTTCACCGCCGTCAGCATCGCGACGCGTTGCGCCATCTCAGCGCTGTTCGGCGCCATCCTACTCGGCTGCGGCGAGTTCGCGCTGCGCAAGATCGGTCGCGCCGCGTCCGTCGGCCTCTTCGGCGCAGGGCTCGGCACGCTCTACGTGACCACGCTTGTCGCGTTTCGCCTCGAAGTGCTCGGCTCGGCGGGGCTGACGCTCGTGCTGCTGGCCATGGTGGCGGCCATCGGGATCGGCACCGCGCTCCGCGCGCAAATGCTCAGCATCGGCGTGATCGCCATGATTGCCGGCTACGCAGCGCCGCTGCTCGTTCCCGGCGCGGGAGAGTTCCGCGCGGCTCTGCCCGGCTATCTCACGATGATGCTGCTCATCGGTTTGGGCTTGTCGGCGCTTCGACCGCGGCCGTTCCGTCCGCTGCGCATCGTGACCGTCGCCGCGCACGGCGCGCTGGCCACGCTCTGGCTCTTCAACGCGGGCTGGACCGGCGCCATTCTCGAACTCTCGTTCATCACGGGCTGGTGGATGATGATCACCGGCGAGGCGGTCTGGGCCGCCATCCGCCGACAGTCGTCGCTGGGCAATCCCATCATCAGCCTGTTCACCACGGCGTGGTACGCGATCTTCGGCTGCGTTCTTCTCACGACGACCACGACGCTGCCGGCTGGACTCACGGGCGCGTTCGCGGCAGGGGTGGGCGTGCTGGCCGCGGCCATCGCCATGCAGTTCGGACCAGGGATCGAGACGCTGCGCCGCCGGCCCGAGATTGCCATCGAAAAACTTGCCGCATCGCTGTGGGTCCAGGCAGGCAGCCTGCTGGTCGTCGCTGCGGCCCTGCAGTTCCGCGACTTCGGCATGACGATCGCCTGGCTGGTCATGGGCCTGGCGGCGATCGAAGTCGGCCGGCACGTTCGGTCCGTCGCGCTGGATCGCTTCGGCCTGATCGTGGGCGCGCTGGGCGTGCTGCGCCTCATGTCCATCGACCTCTTTCGCGGCGCGGGCGTCCTGGCGTTCAACCTGGGCCCGATCGACGTTTCTCAATGGGGCCTGCTGGTGCTCGGCGCGCTGGCCGCGCTTCACCTCGCGGCGTGGCGGCTGCGGGAGACCGGAAGCCCGATGCGCCGGTGGACGTCGGGGGCACTGGTCGTCATCTCGGCCACGGTTTGGGTGCTGGCCATGCAGATCGATTATTTTGACGACGGCCTGATCGCGGCGGGCGCGTGGCTGCTCGGCGCCGCGGCACTCATCGCAGCCGGCGCTGCGGTGATTCGCCTGCCCTATCTCAGCACGGGCGTGTGCCTGGCTCTGCTGACGGTGCTGCGGCTGACGGCGGTGGACCTGCTGCAGAGCGGCAGCGGTGACAGCGCCTTCTCCGTGGGCAGCTTTGCCGTTTCGCAGTGGTCGGTTGTGGCGCTGTGCGCCATCGTCGTGCTCAACTTCGCCGCCTGGCTCGTGGAGCGGCGCGGCACGGTGCTGCCCTTTGCGGCGCCGACGGTGCTCATTGCCATTGCCGCAGCGCTCTGGTTCATGGCCACCCAACTCGATCTGCGCGATTACGGCGTGCTCGTCACAGCAGCCTGGCTGGCCGGGGCGGTGGCGCTGCTTTGCGCTGGAGCCGCCGTCACGCGCTTGCCCTATCTCCAGGTGGGCGGCGTGATGGTCGCGGGCGCAGCGCTGCACTGGCTCGGCGTCGATCTCATCGACCGCCGCTCGGAGTCGCTCGAAGACTGGATCGCCGTGTGGCCGGTGCTCAACGCCACCGCGGGAGTGGGCGTTCTCATCATGGCGGCCGGCGGCCTGCTCGCGTGGATCGATCGGCGCCGCCCGGGCGGCGCGCCCGGCGGCGGCCGCGGAATCTCGGAGCCGGTCCTGTATGGGATCGGTCTGATGCTGATGATCCTGCTCAGTTTCGAGATTGACCGCGCCGTGGCCATCTATGAGCACGGCCAAGGGGAAGCGATGCGTGAGCGATGGGCGCCCGGGCAGTTGCTCGCACTGTGGCTGACGCTGCTTTGGGGTTTGACGGGAGTGTTCACGGCGGTATTCGGCGCGCGCAGCCGGCGGGCGGGCGTGATGTGGACCGGCGCCTGGGCGGCGGCGCTGTGCTGCGCGGCGTGGCTCGTGGTGGACACTCTCTACTTCCGCTTTGCCGTTGGCGGGGGGCGCGCGGCCGTCGTGTTCAACCTGCAGTTCTTCGTGGGCCTGCTGCTGGCGATCAGCCTTGGCGTCGGCGTGCGCCTCATGGGCTACCGCCGCGGCGAGGGCCGATTCAGCAATGCCATCGATGCGCGCGGTGATTTTCTCAACGTGGCGCTGGCGCTCATTGCCGCGATCGGCTTGTGGCTGGGCTCGCTGGAGATTGACCGCTTCTTCAATCCAGAGACCTCGGCTCTGGCCAATGCCGCCATGGCGCGGCTGACCGGACTGAGCATCTACTGGGGCGTGTATGGCATCGCACTCGTCGTGAACGGCTTTGCCTGGCGCATCGCCGAGAGTCGATACGCCGGCCTGGCGCTGCTGGTCATCACGCTCATCAAGGTCGTGGCGGTTGACATGAGCGACGTGCAGTACATCTACCGCGTCGCGTCGTTCATGAGCATTGGCGTGCTTTTCGTGCTCACTTCGATCGCCTATGCCAAGATGTCCCCCCGCCTGCTCGGGAACGCGGCAGGCGACGCCAAGCCGGACCCGGAAGCGCCGTGA
- a CDS encoding HAMP domain-containing histidine kinase: protein MATFRSSGLSLANKCQLLFGLAVVLILTAALSVPWIRMQEMVDEGQFEVASQLADGWSDGLLQLAEVVAPPLDAPLLPPQTAGQASEPPDAALSIRFVPLGDIETGAVQGDAFLANAAAAAAESDEYKRVDRQSDGPIRYRYARVLRAEDVQNVALPEAATSAVAQTVAAAPEPNPPVGLLVIDRDAHSAVREVFVNRAYILGSGVMAGALAFGVFYLITTRIILSPVRVLRETAERVSKGELNIRSDIRTGDEFEELSETFNLMLANLKSSQDQLRQINKSLDLKLNELAASNVFLEQSNRLKSEFLANVSHELRTPLSSILGFAEVIKELDDESEQPDEAPRREKRLRYVHNIMTSGRSLLELINDLLDLAKIEAGRLEVAVEQTSVADVCEGLMTLVRPQAERKGIELVVQVSALLPPVETDPGRFQQIIFNFLSNAVKFTPPGGRITLSAERLRTAEAGDQVRVSVSDTGPGISPEDQQIIFEKFRQVDASHTRRHAGTGLGLAICRELAALLGGSVSVASELGAGSTFSLLLPLRLEVDKPQPLMPTG from the coding sequence ATGGCCACCTTCCGATCCTCCGGACTCTCGCTTGCGAACAAGTGCCAACTGCTCTTCGGCCTGGCGGTGGTGCTCATTCTCACCGCGGCGCTGAGCGTGCCGTGGATCCGCATGCAGGAGATGGTGGATGAGGGGCAGTTCGAAGTGGCCAGCCAACTCGCCGACGGCTGGAGCGACGGCCTCTTGCAACTGGCTGAAGTGGTCGCACCGCCGCTGGATGCGCCGCTGCTGCCGCCGCAAACTGCCGGGCAGGCCAGCGAGCCGCCCGACGCGGCGCTGAGCATCCGCTTCGTGCCGCTGGGTGACATCGAGACGGGAGCCGTGCAGGGCGACGCGTTCCTGGCCAATGCGGCCGCAGCCGCTGCCGAATCAGATGAGTACAAGCGCGTGGACCGGCAGAGCGACGGCCCGATCCGCTATCGATACGCGCGAGTGCTGCGCGCCGAGGATGTGCAGAATGTCGCGCTGCCTGAAGCGGCCACATCGGCCGTGGCGCAAACGGTCGCCGCCGCGCCAGAGCCCAACCCGCCCGTCGGGCTGCTGGTCATCGATCGCGATGCCCACTCGGCGGTGCGCGAAGTGTTCGTTAACCGCGCCTACATCCTCGGCTCGGGCGTGATGGCCGGCGCGCTGGCCTTTGGCGTGTTCTACCTCATCACGACGCGCATCATCCTCTCGCCCGTACGCGTACTGCGCGAGACGGCCGAGCGCGTTTCCAAGGGCGAACTCAACATCCGCTCGGACATCCGCACCGGCGACGAATTCGAGGAACTCTCCGAGACGTTCAACCTGATGCTCGCCAATCTCAAGAGCAGCCAGGACCAGTTGCGCCAGATCAACAAGAGCCTGGATCTCAAACTCAACGAACTGGCCGCGTCCAACGTCTTCCTTGAGCAGTCCAACCGCCTCAAGTCGGAGTTCCTCGCCAACGTCTCGCACGAGTTGCGCACGCCGCTCAGTTCGATCCTCGGCTTTGCCGAGGTGATCAAGGAACTCGACGACGAGTCTGAGCAGCCCGATGAGGCGCCGCGGCGCGAGAAGCGCCTGCGCTACGTGCACAACATCATGACCTCCGGGCGCAGCCTGCTCGAACTCATCAACGACCTGCTTGACCTGGCCAAGATCGAAGCCGGCCGGCTCGAAGTCGCGGTTGAGCAGACCAGCGTAGCCGACGTCTGCGAAGGGCTGATGACGCTCGTGCGGCCGCAAGCGGAGCGCAAGGGCATCGAACTCGTCGTGCAGGTCAGCGCGCTGCTTCCGCCGGTTGAAACCGACCCCGGCCGGTTCCAGCAGATCATCTTCAACTTTCTTTCCAACGCGGTGAAGTTCACGCCACCCGGCGGGCGCATCACGCTGAGCGCCGAGCGGCTGCGCACCGCCGAAGCCGGCGACCAGGTGCGGGTGTCGGTGAGCGACACCGGACCGGGCATCAGCCCGGAGGATCAGCAGATCATCTTCGAGAAATTCCGCCAGGTGGACGCGAGCCACACCCGCCGTCATGCGGGCACGGGGCTGGGACTAGCCATCTGCCGCGAGCTGGCGGCGCTGCTGGGCGGCTCGGTGTCGGTCGCCAGCGAACTGGGCGCGGGCTCGACGTTCAGCTTGCTGCTGCCGCTGCGGCTGGAGGTAGACAAGCCCCAGCCGCTCATGCCGACCGGCTGA
- the rsfS gene encoding ribosome silencing factor — MSSPTNAAATDARHFAIEAARLLADTKCEDVVALDVRGLSQVTSFVVIATGTSDRQMASVSEDVVELGESSGHPLFRMNRERSSTWTVVDFVDVTIHLFEPNARAFYDLDHLWMDAQAVPWKRNGKAPAGGDSG, encoded by the coding sequence ATGAGTAGTCCAACCAACGCAGCAGCCACCGACGCCCGCCACTTTGCCATCGAGGCGGCCCGGCTGCTCGCAGACACGAAGTGCGAAGATGTCGTGGCCCTGGATGTGCGGGGTCTGAGTCAGGTGACGAGTTTCGTGGTCATCGCCACCGGCACCTCTGACCGGCAGATGGCGTCCGTCAGCGAAGATGTCGTCGAACTGGGCGAATCCTCGGGCCACCCGCTCTTTCGCATGAATCGGGAGCGGTCGTCCACCTGGACGGTGGTGGATTTCGTAGATGTGACAATCCATCTCTTCGAGCCCAACGCCCGGGCGTTCTACGATCTCGATCACCTCTGGATGGACGCCCAGGCTGTGCCGTGGAAGCGCAATGGCAAGGCCCCGGCCGGAGGCGATTCGGGCTGA
- a CDS encoding ABC transporter substrate-binding protein has product MCIVCLSPAVTDLLLALDLGDRIVGRDSWEEQLPDSVPRVGDLTSIDLEALIELQPTDVVLQAARQGAPARIEEIARQRGWNLINLQIDGVADIEHAVRDLAAGLSFTAERDSRAAVAARGEALIAEMRAALEPMPREVADRLGPIMVLYFTDPPSAYGPGSYIGDILESLGAQNALSGGAWQEIDLERVVAAQPWALIIAKPGADDWTAAHPESALGSVARLNLDCVRAGRLAVLRHPHSQLPGASVIGVAGEMRGILTRLAGHPDQPEPPEP; this is encoded by the coding sequence ATGTGCATCGTCTGTCTCAGCCCGGCGGTGACGGACCTGCTGCTGGCTCTGGATCTGGGCGACCGCATCGTGGGCCGAGATTCGTGGGAGGAGCAGTTGCCCGATTCGGTGCCGCGCGTCGGCGATCTGACGAGCATCGATCTCGAGGCCCTGATTGAGTTGCAGCCGACCGACGTGGTGCTGCAGGCGGCGCGCCAGGGCGCACCGGCGCGAATCGAGGAGATCGCCCGGCAGCGCGGCTGGAATCTCATCAACCTCCAGATTGACGGCGTGGCCGATATCGAGCACGCCGTTCGCGACCTCGCGGCCGGACTCTCGTTCACCGCTGAGCGCGACTCGCGCGCGGCCGTCGCCGCGCGCGGCGAGGCGCTCATTGCGGAGATGCGCGCAGCGCTCGAGCCCATGCCGCGCGAGGTGGCCGACCGCCTCGGGCCGATCATGGTGCTCTACTTCACGGATCCGCCGTCCGCGTACGGGCCGGGGAGCTACATCGGCGACATTCTCGAATCGCTCGGCGCGCAAAACGCGCTGTCGGGCGGCGCCTGGCAGGAAATCGATCTCGAGCGCGTCGTCGCGGCTCAGCCCTGGGCGCTGATCATTGCCAAGCCGGGCGCGGACGATTGGACAGCCGCCCATCCGGAGAGTGCGCTGGGTTCGGTCGCTCGACTGAATCTCGATTGCGTTCGCGCAGGTCGCCTGGCGGTGCTGCGCCATCCGCACTCGCAGTTGCCGGGGGCATCGGTCATCGGAGTGGCCGGCGAAATGCGCGGCATTCTTACGCGCCTCGCGGGACACCCGGACCAGCCGGAGCCGCCCGAGCCATGA
- a CDS encoding iron ABC transporter permease, protein MSRRAASRIVILAALLAALALLRVLVGRTLGWPADSLIRELRFVSVASAIAVGICLSVSGVMLQSLLRNALASPYILGLAAGASLGVGMVELDLVPDVAGAWLSAPIAAVLGSCAALLLVYRLSLRRGVIDPMSMLLVGVMISVIASALLMLVQFMLGRDADLLLRWMMGRIAPESPPAMAVGGVVVALMGLAAGLLWARALDAAALSDDEAASVGVNLRRLRLGMFAVAGVLTAMSVLLAGPIGFVGLIAPHLARLLVGPRHAALLAGAAIIGASLLLAADTAVQLIPHAKWLPQPRGLLPIGILTSAIGGPVFIYLLRRRQSDWIQ, encoded by the coding sequence ATGAGCAGGCGAGCGGCGAGTCGAATCGTTATTCTCGCGGCCCTGCTTGCGGCCCTGGCGCTGCTGCGCGTGCTCGTGGGTCGCACGCTCGGCTGGCCAGCGGACAGTCTCATCCGCGAACTGCGTTTCGTCAGCGTCGCCAGTGCCATTGCCGTGGGCATCTGCCTCTCGGTGAGCGGCGTGATGCTGCAGTCGCTGCTGCGCAACGCGCTGGCGAGCCCGTACATTCTCGGCCTGGCTGCGGGCGCGTCGCTGGGGGTGGGCATGGTCGAACTCGATCTCGTACCCGACGTCGCGGGCGCGTGGCTGAGCGCGCCGATCGCGGCGGTGCTCGGCTCGTGTGCGGCGCTGCTGCTGGTCTACCGACTGAGTCTGCGGCGAGGCGTGATCGACCCGATGTCGATGCTGCTGGTGGGCGTGATGATCAGCGTAATCGCCTCGGCGCTGCTCATGCTCGTGCAGTTCATGCTCGGCCGCGATGCCGATCTGCTGCTGCGCTGGATGATGGGACGCATCGCGCCCGAGTCGCCGCCGGCGATGGCCGTCGGCGGCGTGGTCGTGGCGCTCATGGGACTCGCGGCCGGCCTGCTGTGGGCCAGGGCGCTTGACGCCGCGGCGCTGAGCGACGACGAAGCGGCGAGCGTCGGCGTCAATCTCCGCAGGCTGCGCCTGGGGATGTTCGCGGTCGCCGGGGTGCTCACAGCCATGTCGGTGCTCCTGGCCGGACCGATTGGTTTCGTCGGCCTCATTGCCCCGCATCTGGCGCGGCTGCTCGTCGGGCCGCGACATGCGGCGCTGCTGGCGGGCGCGGCGATCATCGGCGCCTCCCTGCTGCTCGCCGCCGACACCGCCGTCCAGCTCATCCCGCATGCAAAGTGGCTGCCGCAGCCGCGCGGCCTGCTGCCCATCGGCATCCTTACGAGCGCCATCGGCGGACCGGTGTTCATCTACCTCCTCCGCCGACGCCAGTCGGACTGGATTCAGTGA
- a CDS encoding ABC transporter ATP-binding protein: MLKVEHVSFAYEPHRPPAVDDCTAEAPRGRVTAIIGPNSAGKSTLLRLMAGVLAPARGGVSLNGESLSAMPARQRASRLAYVPQRPRVDAPFTVREVVQLGRFALPHSDRAISEALQRCELASEADRLFNALSVGQQQRASLARALAQVHGGAAAAVLLDEPTAALDPRHVQQTSRILRDLADAGRTVVVIVHDLVLARRLSDDLWVMHEGRIVAAGPTADVLEPALLERVYGVGFEAAHDVLLPSVKSADER, translated from the coding sequence ATGCTCAAAGTTGAACACGTCTCGTTCGCCTACGAGCCGCACCGGCCGCCCGCTGTTGACGACTGCACGGCAGAGGCCCCGCGCGGTCGCGTTACTGCGATCATTGGACCGAACTCGGCAGGCAAATCCACGCTGCTGCGCCTCATGGCCGGCGTGCTGGCGCCAGCGCGCGGCGGTGTCTCGCTCAACGGGGAGAGCCTTTCCGCCATGCCGGCGCGGCAGCGGGCGTCGCGCCTGGCGTACGTCCCCCAGCGGCCGCGCGTCGATGCGCCGTTCACCGTGCGCGAGGTCGTGCAACTTGGCCGTTTCGCGCTTCCGCACTCGGACCGGGCGATCAGCGAAGCACTGCAACGCTGCGAACTGGCGAGCGAGGCGGATCGCCTCTTCAACGCGCTGAGCGTCGGCCAGCAGCAGCGGGCGTCGCTGGCGAGGGCCCTGGCGCAGGTGCACGGCGGCGCTGCGGCCGCCGTGCTGCTCGACGAGCCCACCGCGGCGCTGGACCCGCGCCACGTGCAGCAGACGAGCCGGATCCTGCGCGACCTCGCGGACGCCGGCCGAACGGTGGTCGTGATCGTGCACGACCTCGTCCTGGCCCGGCGGCTCAGCGACGATCTCTGGGTCATGCACGAAGGCCGCATCGTCGCGGCCGGCCCCACGGCGGACGTACTCGAGCCGGCACTGCTCGAACGCGTGTACGGGGTCGGCTTCGAAGCGGCGCACGACGTGCTGCTGCCTTCGGTGAAGTCGGCCGATGAGAGGTGA
- a CDS encoding phosphoglycerate kinase, with protein MSKLSIEDVDVAGRRVLTRVDFNVPLDDSGRITDDRRIRAALPTIQSIITRRGKVVLMSHLGRPAENGFEAKYSLEPAAEALSRMLGQPVGFPSQDCVDAAAAAAVESLGEGQVLLLENLRFHAGETENDAAFAAELAKYGQVYCNDAFGTAHRAHASIVAVPRAMGGARRAAGLLLLAEVKYLGDILDNPQRPFVAVLGGAKVSDKLGAIRRLLDVVDDVLVGGAMAYTFLEVLGRRMGKSRVEHDRLDDAKEIIELAAEKKADLFFPNDHVCGKEISDGTPIQVFEDHIEDGWIGLDIGPQTQHRYAERISKARTIIWNGPMGVFEVGPFSVGTKAIADAMAAATSKGATTVIGGGDSAAAVEALGMDDEFSHVSTGGGASLRLLEGRDMPGLDALDDA; from the coding sequence ATGAGCAAGTTGAGCATCGAAGACGTCGATGTTGCCGGCCGCCGCGTGCTGACCCGCGTTGATTTCAACGTCCCGCTGGATGACAGCGGCCGCATCACCGACGATCGCCGCATCCGCGCTGCCCTTCCCACCATTCAGTCGATCATCACGCGGCGCGGCAAAGTCGTGCTCATGTCGCACCTCGGCCGGCCCGCCGAAAATGGATTCGAGGCGAAGTACTCGCTCGAGCCCGCGGCGGAAGCGCTCAGCCGCATGCTCGGCCAGCCGGTCGGCTTCCCCAGCCAGGATTGCGTCGATGCAGCGGCGGCGGCGGCAGTAGAGTCGCTGGGCGAGGGGCAGGTGCTGCTGCTTGAGAACCTGCGGTTTCACGCCGGCGAGACGGAGAATGACGCGGCGTTTGCAGCCGAACTGGCCAAGTACGGGCAGGTGTACTGCAACGACGCATTCGGCACGGCTCACCGGGCGCACGCCTCCATCGTGGCCGTGCCGCGCGCCATGGGGGGCGCCAGGCGCGCCGCCGGGCTGCTGCTGCTGGCCGAGGTCAAGTACCTTGGAGACATTCTCGACAACCCGCAGCGCCCGTTCGTCGCCGTGCTGGGCGGAGCCAAGGTGAGCGATAAACTCGGCGCCATCCGGCGGCTGCTCGACGTCGTCGACGATGTGCTCGTCGGCGGCGCGATGGCCTACACGTTCCTCGAAGTGCTCGGCCGGCGCATGGGAAAGAGCCGCGTCGAACACGACCGCCTCGACGACGCGAAAGAGATCATCGAACTGGCGGCGGAGAAGAAGGCGGATCTTTTCTTCCCCAATGATCACGTCTGCGGTAAGGAGATCTCGGACGGGACGCCGATTCAGGTCTTCGAGGATCACATCGAAGACGGGTGGATCGGGCTGGACATCGGTCCGCAGACGCAGCATCGCTACGCCGAGCGAATCAGCAAGGCCCGGACGATCATCTGGAACGGCCCGATGGGCGTGTTCGAGGTCGGCCCGTTCAGCGTCGGAACCAAGGCGATCGCCGACGCGATGGCGGCGGCGACGAGCAAAGGCGCCACGACCGTGATCGGCGGCGGGGATTCGGCCGCGGCCGTCGAGGCCCTGGGCATGGACGACGAGTTTTCACACGTCTCCACGGGCGGCGGTGCGAGTCTGCGGCTGCTGGAGGGGCGTGACATGCCCGGCCTGGACGCCTTAGACGACGCCTGA
- a CDS encoding PilT/PilU family type 4a pilus ATPase yields the protein MFTGPLSIQRLLLGMKQHDASDLHVKVGLPPTYRVGGLLRTIDCPPLSAEEADHLLDPIVPERLRPRYEQSGDLDFATFNEIGDRFRVNMFRAGGHASAAIRRVKGEIPTYKSLHLPQVYERLITETNEGLILVVGVTGSGKSSTLAAMIEHINHIRAEHIITIEDPVEYQFKPKLSIISQRELGIDVPDYKSALRYLVRQDPDVVFIGEMRDHDTVLAAIQAAETGHLVFGSMHTADTMQSMSRVLEFFPQAEHGFIRSALANTLKAICAQRLLPAMEGFETSSVPATEVLLTSSIVKEKIREGEEEDLPAIIAQNTEDGMRSFTYSLTELVEKEWVRKSVAMEYAPNRNALESSLKGVEVKTQTLVNRIRG from the coding sequence ATGTTCACCGGTCCACTGTCGATCCAGCGTCTGCTCTTGGGCATGAAGCAACATGATGCGTCGGACCTGCACGTGAAGGTCGGCTTGCCGCCCACCTATCGCGTCGGCGGGCTGCTGCGCACCATCGACTGCCCGCCCTTGTCTGCCGAGGAGGCTGACCACCTGCTCGACCCGATCGTGCCCGAGCGGCTGCGGCCGCGCTACGAGCAGTCGGGCGATCTCGACTTCGCGACGTTCAACGAGATCGGGGACCGGTTTCGCGTGAACATGTTTCGCGCGGGCGGACACGCGAGCGCAGCCATCCGCCGCGTCAAGGGAGAGATCCCGACGTACAAGTCGCTGCATCTCCCCCAGGTCTACGAGCGCCTCATCACCGAGACCAACGAGGGCCTGATCCTCGTCGTCGGCGTGACAGGCAGCGGCAAATCGAGCACGCTGGCGGCGATGATCGAGCACATCAACCACATCCGCGCCGAGCACATCATCACGATCGAAGACCCGGTCGAGTACCAGTTCAAGCCGAAACTCTCGATCATCTCGCAGCGCGAATTGGGCATCGACGTGCCCGATTACAAGAGCGCGCTGCGCTACCTCGTGCGCCAGGATCCGGATGTCGTGTTCATCGGCGAGATGCGCGACCATGACACGGTGCTGGCGGCGATCCAGGCGGCCGAGACCGGGCACCTCGTGTTCGGCTCCATGCACACCGCCGATACGATGCAGTCGATGAGCCGCGTCCTCGAGTTCTTCCCGCAGGCGGAGCACGGCTTCATCCGCAGCGCGCTGGCGAACACACTCAAAGCGATCTGCGCCCAGCGCCTGCTGCCGGCGATGGAGGGCTTTGAGACCTCCTCCGTGCCCGCGACTGAAGTGCTGCTCACGTCGTCGATCGTCAAGGAGAAGATCCGCGAGGGCGAAGAAGAAGACCTGCCGGCCATCATCGCGCAGAACACCGAAGATGGCATGCGCAGTTTTACCTACTCGCTCACCGAACTTGTCGAGAAAGAGTGGGTCCGCAAGAGCGTCGCCATGGAGTATGCACCGAACCGCAACGCGCTCGAGAGTTCGCTCAAGGGCGTCGAAGTCAAAACCCAGACGCTGGTTAACCGCATTCGCGGATAG